A stretch of Numenius arquata chromosome 11, bNumArq3.hap1.1, whole genome shotgun sequence DNA encodes these proteins:
- the AP3B2 gene encoding AP-3 complex subunit beta-2 isoform X1 produces MAASPAYGEEKGGSSSLGEPEYGHDPASGGIFSSDYKRHDDLKEMLDSNKDSLKLEAMKRIVAMIARGKNASDLFPAVVKNVACKNIEVKKLVYVYLVRYAEEQQDLALLSISTFQRGLKDPNQLIRASALRVLSSIRVPIIVPIMMLAIKEAASDMSPYVRKTAAHAIPKLYSLDSDQKDQLIEVIEKLLADKTTLVAGSVVMAFEEVCPERIDLIHKNYRKLCNLLIDVEEWGQVVIINMLTRYARTQFLSPNQNESLLEESAEKAFYGSEEEDTKDAKAEAASLAKRKPYVMDPDHRLLLRNTKPLLQSRNAAVVMAVAQLYFHLAPKAEVGVIAKALVRLLRSHSEVQYVVLQNVATMSIKRRGMFEPYLKSFYIRSTDPTQIKILKLEVLTNLANETNISTILREFQTYIRSMDKDFVAATIQAIGRCATNIGKVRDTCLNGLVQLLSNRDELVVAESVVVIKKLLQMQPAQHSEIIKHMAKLTDNIQVPMARASILWLIGEYCEHVPKIAPDVLRKMAKSFTNEEDIVKLQVINLAAKLYLTNSKQSKLLTQYVLNLAKYDQNYDIRDRARFIRQLIVPTEKSGALNKYAKKLFLAQKPAPILESSFKDRDHFQLGSLSHLLNAKAVGYQELPDWPDEAPDPSVRNVEVPEWTKCTSREKRKEKVEKPFYSDSEGESGPTESADSEPESASEESGSSSSSGSSSSGSEEEEEEEEEEEGSGEQSEDKEEEEEKRTKRKEKEGSRKAVPGSADSPSEEEEEEEGVKKAKKKKASQGKKSHTETSSEEASASESSSSGSDSGSEAEAKQRKVPPSSKAGPKEISLLDLDDFTPPPPQPVPSSSIVSTSLVTDLEGLMLTDTSLAPALLSPAFGAVRTYELLHRMAGEGLSVEYCFSRRPFPGDPHMVAVQIQISNNTDAEVKSLRVSEPKPLSGMRIQEFPEIERLAPGDTASVVMGIDFCDSTQAANFQLCTHTRHFYVSIQPPVGELMAPIFMSENEFKKEQEHLAWPGEGKLMGMSEITEKLTLPEKCRSDHTIVQQVTSAANVGRVPCGADNEYRFAAKTVTSGSLVLITLERREGTAAQLTVNSEKMVIGTMLVKDIVQALVQ; encoded by the exons atggccgccaGCCCGGCCtacggggaggagaagggggggtcCTCCAGCCTGGGGGAGCCCGAATACGGCCACGACCCCGCCAGCGGCGGCATCTTCTCCTCCGACTACAAGAG GCACGATGACCTCAAGGAGATGCTCGATAGCAACAAGGATTCGCTCAAGCTGGAGGCCATGAAGAGGATCGTGGCG ATGATCGCCCGGGGAAAAAATGCCTCCGACCTCTTCCCAGCTGTGGTGAAAAATGTTGCCTGCAAGAACATTGAG GTGAAGAAGCTGGTATACGTCTACCTGGTGCGCtatgcagaggagcagcaggatctggccctgctCTCCATCTCCACCTTCCAGCGAGGACTCAAG GACCCCAACCAGCTGATCCGCGCCAGCGCCCTGCGGGTCCTCTCCAGCATCCGCGTGCCCATCATTGTGCCCATCATGATGCTGGCCATCAAGGAGGCCGCCTCAGACATGTCCCCATACGTGCGCAAGACAGCCGCCCACGCCATCCCCAAGCTGTACAg CCTTGACTCAGACCAGAAGGACCAGCTTATCGAAGTCATTGAGAAGCTCCTGGCGGACAAGACCACG CTGGTGGCTGGCAGCGTGGTGATGGCATTTGAGGAGGTCTGCCCAGAGCGCATCGACCTCATCCACAAGAATTACCGCAAGCTCTGCAACCTGCTCATCGATGTGGAAGAGTGGGGGCAGGTGGTCATCATCAACATGCTGACCCGCTATGCACGCACCCAGTTCCTCAGCCCCAACCAGAAC GAGTCCTTGCTGGAGGAGAGCGCCGAGAAGGCTTTCTATGGCTCCGAGGAGGAGGACACCAAGGACGCCAAGGCAGAGGCAGCCTCGCTGGCCAAGCGCAAGCCCTATGTCATGGACCCCGACCACCGCTTGCTCCTGCGCAACACCAAGCCCCTGCTGCAGAGCCGCAATGCTGCG GTCGTGATGGCTGTGGCACAGCTCTACTTCCACCTGGCACCCAAGGCAGAGGTTGGCGTCATCGCCAAGGCGCTGGTGCGGCTCCTGCGGAGTCACAG CGAGGTGCAGTACGTCGTGCTGCAGAATGTTGCCACCATGTCCATCAAAAGGCGG GGGATGTTTGAGCCCTACCTGAAAAGCTTCTACATCCGCTCCACGGACCCCACGCAGATCAAGATCCTCAAG CTGGAGGTCCTCACCAACCTGGCTAATGAGACAAACATCTCCACCATCCTGCGGGAGTTCCAG ACGTACATCCGCAGCATGGACAAGGACTTCGTGGCAGCCACCATCCAAGCCATTGGGCGCTGTGCCACCAACATCGGGAAGGTTCGGGACACCTGCCTCAATGGCCTGGTCCAGCTCCTCTCCAACCGGGATG AGCTGGTGGTGGCTGAATCTGTGGTGGTCATCAAAAAGCTGCTGCAGATGCAGCCAGCCCAACACAGTGAGATCATCAAGCACATGGCCAAGCTCACCGACAACATCCAG GTGCCAATGGCACGGGCCAGCATCTTGTGGCTCATCGGCGAGTACTGCGAGCATGTGCCCAAGATCGCGCCCGATGTGCTGCGCAAGATGGCCAAGTCCTTCACCAACGAAGAGGACATCGTCAAGCTGCAGGTCATCAACCTGGCTGCTAAGCTCTACCTGACCAACTCCAAGCAG AGCAAGCTGCTGACCCAGTACGTCCTCAACTTGGCCAAGTACGACCAGAATTACGACATCCGCGACCGGGCTCGCTTCATCCGCCAGCTCATCGTGCCCACCGAGAAGAGCGGGGCTCTCAACAAGTACGCCAAGAAGCTCTTCCTGGCTCAAAAGCCTGCTCCCATCTTGGAGTCCTCCTTCAAAG ATCGGGACCATTTCCAGCTGGGCTCCCTGTCCCACCTCCTCAATGCCAAGGCTGTGGGCTACCAGGAGCTGCCCGACTGGCCAGACGAGGCCCCTGACCCCTCCGTGAGGAACGTGGAG GTTCCTGAGTGGACCAAGTGCACCAGccgggagaagaggaaggagaaggtggagaaaCCTTTCTACTCCGACTCAGAGGGCGAGTCAGGGCCCACGGAGTCAGCAGACAGTG AGCCCGAGTCTGCCAGTGAGGagagtggcagcagcagcagctctggcagctccagctctggcagcgaggaggaggaagaggaggaagaggaggaggaaggcagcggGGAGCAGTCAGaggacaaggaggaggaagaggagaagaggacgaagagaaaggagaaggaaggctcCCGGAAGGCAGTCCCAGGGAGTGCAGACAG ccccagtgaggaagaggaagaggaggagggggtgaAGAAGGCCAAGAAGAAGAAGGCGTCGCAGGGGAAGAAGAGCCACACTGAGACCTCGTCAGAGGAGGCCAGCGCCTCCGAGAGCAGCTCCTCGGGCTCTGACTCAGGCTCCGAGGCAGAGGCCAAGCAGAGGAAGGTG CCCCCCAGCAGCAAGGCCGGCCCCAAAGAGATCTCCCTGCTCGACCTGGATGACT tcaccccccctcctccccagcctgtcccctccAGCAGCATCGTCTCCACCAGCCTGGTGACTGACCTGGAGGGCCTCATGCTCACTGACACCTCCCTGGCACCTGCT CTGCTGAGCCCAGCGTTTGGGGCAGTGAGGACCTACGAGCTGCTGCACCGCATGGCGGGAGAGGGGCTCTCGGTCGAGTACTGCTTCAGCCGCCGGCCCTTCCCGGGGGACCCCCACATGGTGGCTGTCCAGATCCAGATCTCCAACAACACCGACGCCGAGGTGAAGAGCCTGCGGGTCAGCGAGCCCAAGCCGCTCTCCGGCATGAGGATCCAGGAGTTCCCTGAGATTG AGCGCCTGGCGCCCGGGGACACGGCCAGTGTGGTGATGGGCATCGACTTCTGCGACTCCACCCAAGCAGCCAACTTCCAGCTGTG CACGCACACACGCCACTTCTACGTCTCCATCCAGCCTCCCGTGGGGGAGCTCATGGCCCCCATCTTCATGAGCGAGAACGAATTCAAGAAGGAGCAGG AGCACCTCGCATGGCCGGGCGAGG GGAAGCTGATGGGAATGAGTGAGATCACGGAGAAGCTGACGCTGCCTGAGAAATGCCGGAGTGACCACACCATCGTCCAACAAGTGACCTCGGCTGCCAACGTGGGCCGCGTGCCCTGTGGTGCTGACAATGAGTACAG GTTTGCGGCCAAGACAGTGACAAGCGGGAGCCTGGTGCTCATCACCCTGGAGCGACGGGAGGGCACAGCGGCCCAGCTGACTGTCAACAGCGAGAAGATGGTTATTGGCACCATGCTGGTGAAGGACATTGTCCAGGCCCTCGTGCAGTGA
- the AP3B2 gene encoding AP-3 complex subunit beta-2 isoform X4, which translates to MAASPAYGEEKGGSSSLGEPEYGHDPASGGIFSSDYKRHDDLKEMLDSNKDSLKLEAMKRIVAMIARGKNASDLFPAVVKNVACKNIEVKKLVYVYLVRYAEEQQDLALLSISTFQRGLKDPNQLIRASALRVLSSIRVPIIVPIMMLAIKEAASDMSPYVRKTAAHAIPKLYSLDSDQKDQLIEVIEKLLADKTTLVAGSVVMAFEEVCPERIDLIHKNYRKLCNLLIDVEEWGQVVIINMLTRYARTQFLSPNQNESLLEESAEKAFYGSEEEDTKDAKAEAASLAKRKPYVMDPDHRLLLRNTKPLLQSRNAAVVMAVAQLYFHLAPKAEVGVIAKALVRLLRSHSEVQYVVLQNVATMSIKRRGMFEPYLKSFYIRSTDPTQIKILKLEVLTNLANETNISTILREFQTYIRSMDKDFVAATIQAIGRCATNIGKVRDTCLNGLVQLLSNRDELVVAESVVVIKKLLQMQPAQHSEIIKHMAKLTDNIQVPMARASILWLIGEYCEHVPKIAPDVLRKMAKSFTNEEDIVKLQVINLAAKLYLTNSKQSKLLTQYVLNLAKYDQNYDIRDRARFIRQLIVPTEKSGALNKYAKKLFLAQKPAPILESSFKDRDHFQLGSLSHLLNAKAVGYQELPDWPDEAPDPSVRNVEVRRAPQGAGVLGEPQKVPEWTKCTSREKRKEKVEKPFYSDSEGESGPTESADSEPESASEESGSSSSSGSSSSGSEEEEEEEEEEEGSGEQSEDKEEEEEKRTKRKEKEGSRKATSSEEASASESSSSGSDSGSEAEAKQRKVPPSSKAGPKEISLLDLDDFTPPPPQPVPSSSIVSTSLVTDLEGLMLTDTSLAPALLSPAFGAVRTYELLHRMAGEGLSVEYCFSRRPFPGDPHMVAVQIQISNNTDAEVKSLRVSEPKPLSGMRIQEFPEIERLAPGDTASVVMGIDFCDSTQAANFQLCTHTRHFYVSIQPPVGELMAPIFMSENEFKKEQGKLMGMSEITEKLTLPEKCRSDHTIVQQVTSAANVGRVPCGADNEYRFAAKTVTSGSLVLITLERREGTAAQLTVNSEKMVIGTMLVKDIVQALVQ; encoded by the exons atggccgccaGCCCGGCCtacggggaggagaagggggggtcCTCCAGCCTGGGGGAGCCCGAATACGGCCACGACCCCGCCAGCGGCGGCATCTTCTCCTCCGACTACAAGAG GCACGATGACCTCAAGGAGATGCTCGATAGCAACAAGGATTCGCTCAAGCTGGAGGCCATGAAGAGGATCGTGGCG ATGATCGCCCGGGGAAAAAATGCCTCCGACCTCTTCCCAGCTGTGGTGAAAAATGTTGCCTGCAAGAACATTGAG GTGAAGAAGCTGGTATACGTCTACCTGGTGCGCtatgcagaggagcagcaggatctggccctgctCTCCATCTCCACCTTCCAGCGAGGACTCAAG GACCCCAACCAGCTGATCCGCGCCAGCGCCCTGCGGGTCCTCTCCAGCATCCGCGTGCCCATCATTGTGCCCATCATGATGCTGGCCATCAAGGAGGCCGCCTCAGACATGTCCCCATACGTGCGCAAGACAGCCGCCCACGCCATCCCCAAGCTGTACAg CCTTGACTCAGACCAGAAGGACCAGCTTATCGAAGTCATTGAGAAGCTCCTGGCGGACAAGACCACG CTGGTGGCTGGCAGCGTGGTGATGGCATTTGAGGAGGTCTGCCCAGAGCGCATCGACCTCATCCACAAGAATTACCGCAAGCTCTGCAACCTGCTCATCGATGTGGAAGAGTGGGGGCAGGTGGTCATCATCAACATGCTGACCCGCTATGCACGCACCCAGTTCCTCAGCCCCAACCAGAAC GAGTCCTTGCTGGAGGAGAGCGCCGAGAAGGCTTTCTATGGCTCCGAGGAGGAGGACACCAAGGACGCCAAGGCAGAGGCAGCCTCGCTGGCCAAGCGCAAGCCCTATGTCATGGACCCCGACCACCGCTTGCTCCTGCGCAACACCAAGCCCCTGCTGCAGAGCCGCAATGCTGCG GTCGTGATGGCTGTGGCACAGCTCTACTTCCACCTGGCACCCAAGGCAGAGGTTGGCGTCATCGCCAAGGCGCTGGTGCGGCTCCTGCGGAGTCACAG CGAGGTGCAGTACGTCGTGCTGCAGAATGTTGCCACCATGTCCATCAAAAGGCGG GGGATGTTTGAGCCCTACCTGAAAAGCTTCTACATCCGCTCCACGGACCCCACGCAGATCAAGATCCTCAAG CTGGAGGTCCTCACCAACCTGGCTAATGAGACAAACATCTCCACCATCCTGCGGGAGTTCCAG ACGTACATCCGCAGCATGGACAAGGACTTCGTGGCAGCCACCATCCAAGCCATTGGGCGCTGTGCCACCAACATCGGGAAGGTTCGGGACACCTGCCTCAATGGCCTGGTCCAGCTCCTCTCCAACCGGGATG AGCTGGTGGTGGCTGAATCTGTGGTGGTCATCAAAAAGCTGCTGCAGATGCAGCCAGCCCAACACAGTGAGATCATCAAGCACATGGCCAAGCTCACCGACAACATCCAG GTGCCAATGGCACGGGCCAGCATCTTGTGGCTCATCGGCGAGTACTGCGAGCATGTGCCCAAGATCGCGCCCGATGTGCTGCGCAAGATGGCCAAGTCCTTCACCAACGAAGAGGACATCGTCAAGCTGCAGGTCATCAACCTGGCTGCTAAGCTCTACCTGACCAACTCCAAGCAG AGCAAGCTGCTGACCCAGTACGTCCTCAACTTGGCCAAGTACGACCAGAATTACGACATCCGCGACCGGGCTCGCTTCATCCGCCAGCTCATCGTGCCCACCGAGAAGAGCGGGGCTCTCAACAAGTACGCCAAGAAGCTCTTCCTGGCTCAAAAGCCTGCTCCCATCTTGGAGTCCTCCTTCAAAG ATCGGGACCATTTCCAGCTGGGCTCCCTGTCCCACCTCCTCAATGCCAAGGCTGTGGGCTACCAGGAGCTGCCCGACTGGCCAGACGAGGCCCCTGACCCCTCCGTGAGGAACGTGGAGGTACGTAGAGCACcgcagggtgctggg GTCTTGGGAGAGCCCCAGAAG GTTCCTGAGTGGACCAAGTGCACCAGccgggagaagaggaaggagaaggtggagaaaCCTTTCTACTCCGACTCAGAGGGCGAGTCAGGGCCCACGGAGTCAGCAGACAGTG AGCCCGAGTCTGCCAGTGAGGagagtggcagcagcagcagctctggcagctccagctctggcagcgaggaggaggaagaggaggaagaggaggaggaaggcagcggGGAGCAGTCAGaggacaaggaggaggaagaggagaagaggacgaagagaaaggagaaggaaggctcCCGGAAGGCA ACCTCGTCAGAGGAGGCCAGCGCCTCCGAGAGCAGCTCCTCGGGCTCTGACTCAGGCTCCGAGGCAGAGGCCAAGCAGAGGAAGGTG CCCCCCAGCAGCAAGGCCGGCCCCAAAGAGATCTCCCTGCTCGACCTGGATGACT tcaccccccctcctccccagcctgtcccctccAGCAGCATCGTCTCCACCAGCCTGGTGACTGACCTGGAGGGCCTCATGCTCACTGACACCTCCCTGGCACCTGCT CTGCTGAGCCCAGCGTTTGGGGCAGTGAGGACCTACGAGCTGCTGCACCGCATGGCGGGAGAGGGGCTCTCGGTCGAGTACTGCTTCAGCCGCCGGCCCTTCCCGGGGGACCCCCACATGGTGGCTGTCCAGATCCAGATCTCCAACAACACCGACGCCGAGGTGAAGAGCCTGCGGGTCAGCGAGCCCAAGCCGCTCTCCGGCATGAGGATCCAGGAGTTCCCTGAGATTG AGCGCCTGGCGCCCGGGGACACGGCCAGTGTGGTGATGGGCATCGACTTCTGCGACTCCACCCAAGCAGCCAACTTCCAGCTGTG CACGCACACACGCCACTTCTACGTCTCCATCCAGCCTCCCGTGGGGGAGCTCATGGCCCCCATCTTCATGAGCGAGAACGAATTCAAGAAGGAGCAGG GGAAGCTGATGGGAATGAGTGAGATCACGGAGAAGCTGACGCTGCCTGAGAAATGCCGGAGTGACCACACCATCGTCCAACAAGTGACCTCGGCTGCCAACGTGGGCCGCGTGCCCTGTGGTGCTGACAATGAGTACAG GTTTGCGGCCAAGACAGTGACAAGCGGGAGCCTGGTGCTCATCACCCTGGAGCGACGGGAGGGCACAGCGGCCCAGCTGACTGTCAACAGCGAGAAGATGGTTATTGGCACCATGCTGGTGAAGGACATTGTCCAGGCCCTCGTGCAGTGA
- the AP3B2 gene encoding AP-3 complex subunit beta-2 isoform X5, which translates to MAASPAYGEEKGGSSSLGEPEYGHDPASGGIFSSDYKRHDDLKEMLDSNKDSLKLEAMKRIVAMIARGKNASDLFPAVVKNVACKNIEVKKLVYVYLVRYAEEQQDLALLSISTFQRGLKDPNQLIRASALRVLSSIRVPIIVPIMMLAIKEAASDMSPYVRKTAAHAIPKLYSLDSDQKDQLIEVIEKLLADKTTLVAGSVVMAFEEVCPERIDLIHKNYRKLCNLLIDVEEWGQVVIINMLTRYARTQFLSPNQNESLLEESAEKAFYGSEEEDTKDAKAEAASLAKRKPYVMDPDHRLLLRNTKPLLQSRNAAVVMAVAQLYFHLAPKAEVGVIAKALVRLLRSHSEVQYVVLQNVATMSIKRRGMFEPYLKSFYIRSTDPTQIKILKLEVLTNLANETNISTILREFQTYIRSMDKDFVAATIQAIGRCATNIGKVRDTCLNGLVQLLSNRDELVVAESVVVIKKLLQMQPAQHSEIIKHMAKLTDNIQVPMARASILWLIGEYCEHVPKIAPDVLRKMAKSFTNEEDIVKLQVINLAAKLYLTNSKQSKLLTQYVLNLAKYDQNYDIRDRARFIRQLIVPTEKSGALNKYAKKLFLAQKPAPILESSFKDRDHFQLGSLSHLLNAKAVGYQELPDWPDEAPDPSVRNVEVPEWTKCTSREKRKEKVEKPFYSDSEGESGPTESADSEPESASEESGSSSSSGSSSSGSEEEEEEEEEEEGSGEQSEDKEEEEEKRKKAKKKKASQGKKSHTETSSEEASASESSSSGSDSGSEAEAKQRKVPPSSKAGPKEISLLDLDDFTPPPPQPVPSSSIVSTSLVTDLEGLMLTDTSLAPALLSPAFGAVRTYELLHRMAGEGLSVEYCFSRRPFPGDPHMVAVQIQISNNTDAEVKSLRVSEPKPLSGMRIQEFPEIERLAPGDTASVVMGIDFCDSTQAANFQLCTHTRHFYVSIQPPVGELMAPIFMSENEFKKEQGKLMGMSEITEKLTLPEKCRSDHTIVQQVTSAANVGRVPCGADNEYRFAAKTVTSGSLVLITLERREGTAAQLTVNSEKMVIGTMLVKDIVQALVQ; encoded by the exons atggccgccaGCCCGGCCtacggggaggagaagggggggtcCTCCAGCCTGGGGGAGCCCGAATACGGCCACGACCCCGCCAGCGGCGGCATCTTCTCCTCCGACTACAAGAG GCACGATGACCTCAAGGAGATGCTCGATAGCAACAAGGATTCGCTCAAGCTGGAGGCCATGAAGAGGATCGTGGCG ATGATCGCCCGGGGAAAAAATGCCTCCGACCTCTTCCCAGCTGTGGTGAAAAATGTTGCCTGCAAGAACATTGAG GTGAAGAAGCTGGTATACGTCTACCTGGTGCGCtatgcagaggagcagcaggatctggccctgctCTCCATCTCCACCTTCCAGCGAGGACTCAAG GACCCCAACCAGCTGATCCGCGCCAGCGCCCTGCGGGTCCTCTCCAGCATCCGCGTGCCCATCATTGTGCCCATCATGATGCTGGCCATCAAGGAGGCCGCCTCAGACATGTCCCCATACGTGCGCAAGACAGCCGCCCACGCCATCCCCAAGCTGTACAg CCTTGACTCAGACCAGAAGGACCAGCTTATCGAAGTCATTGAGAAGCTCCTGGCGGACAAGACCACG CTGGTGGCTGGCAGCGTGGTGATGGCATTTGAGGAGGTCTGCCCAGAGCGCATCGACCTCATCCACAAGAATTACCGCAAGCTCTGCAACCTGCTCATCGATGTGGAAGAGTGGGGGCAGGTGGTCATCATCAACATGCTGACCCGCTATGCACGCACCCAGTTCCTCAGCCCCAACCAGAAC GAGTCCTTGCTGGAGGAGAGCGCCGAGAAGGCTTTCTATGGCTCCGAGGAGGAGGACACCAAGGACGCCAAGGCAGAGGCAGCCTCGCTGGCCAAGCGCAAGCCCTATGTCATGGACCCCGACCACCGCTTGCTCCTGCGCAACACCAAGCCCCTGCTGCAGAGCCGCAATGCTGCG GTCGTGATGGCTGTGGCACAGCTCTACTTCCACCTGGCACCCAAGGCAGAGGTTGGCGTCATCGCCAAGGCGCTGGTGCGGCTCCTGCGGAGTCACAG CGAGGTGCAGTACGTCGTGCTGCAGAATGTTGCCACCATGTCCATCAAAAGGCGG GGGATGTTTGAGCCCTACCTGAAAAGCTTCTACATCCGCTCCACGGACCCCACGCAGATCAAGATCCTCAAG CTGGAGGTCCTCACCAACCTGGCTAATGAGACAAACATCTCCACCATCCTGCGGGAGTTCCAG ACGTACATCCGCAGCATGGACAAGGACTTCGTGGCAGCCACCATCCAAGCCATTGGGCGCTGTGCCACCAACATCGGGAAGGTTCGGGACACCTGCCTCAATGGCCTGGTCCAGCTCCTCTCCAACCGGGATG AGCTGGTGGTGGCTGAATCTGTGGTGGTCATCAAAAAGCTGCTGCAGATGCAGCCAGCCCAACACAGTGAGATCATCAAGCACATGGCCAAGCTCACCGACAACATCCAG GTGCCAATGGCACGGGCCAGCATCTTGTGGCTCATCGGCGAGTACTGCGAGCATGTGCCCAAGATCGCGCCCGATGTGCTGCGCAAGATGGCCAAGTCCTTCACCAACGAAGAGGACATCGTCAAGCTGCAGGTCATCAACCTGGCTGCTAAGCTCTACCTGACCAACTCCAAGCAG AGCAAGCTGCTGACCCAGTACGTCCTCAACTTGGCCAAGTACGACCAGAATTACGACATCCGCGACCGGGCTCGCTTCATCCGCCAGCTCATCGTGCCCACCGAGAAGAGCGGGGCTCTCAACAAGTACGCCAAGAAGCTCTTCCTGGCTCAAAAGCCTGCTCCCATCTTGGAGTCCTCCTTCAAAG ATCGGGACCATTTCCAGCTGGGCTCCCTGTCCCACCTCCTCAATGCCAAGGCTGTGGGCTACCAGGAGCTGCCCGACTGGCCAGACGAGGCCCCTGACCCCTCCGTGAGGAACGTGGAG GTTCCTGAGTGGACCAAGTGCACCAGccgggagaagaggaaggagaaggtggagaaaCCTTTCTACTCCGACTCAGAGGGCGAGTCAGGGCCCACGGAGTCAGCAGACAGTG AGCCCGAGTCTGCCAGTGAGGagagtggcagcagcagcagctctggcagctccagctctggcagcgaggaggaggaagaggaggaagaggaggaggaaggcagcggGGAGCAGTCAGaggacaaggaggaggaagaggagaagag gaAGAAGGCCAAGAAGAAGAAGGCGTCGCAGGGGAAGAAGAGCCACACTGAGACCTCGTCAGAGGAGGCCAGCGCCTCCGAGAGCAGCTCCTCGGGCTCTGACTCAGGCTCCGAGGCAGAGGCCAAGCAGAGGAAGGTG CCCCCCAGCAGCAAGGCCGGCCCCAAAGAGATCTCCCTGCTCGACCTGGATGACT tcaccccccctcctccccagcctgtcccctccAGCAGCATCGTCTCCACCAGCCTGGTGACTGACCTGGAGGGCCTCATGCTCACTGACACCTCCCTGGCACCTGCT CTGCTGAGCCCAGCGTTTGGGGCAGTGAGGACCTACGAGCTGCTGCACCGCATGGCGGGAGAGGGGCTCTCGGTCGAGTACTGCTTCAGCCGCCGGCCCTTCCCGGGGGACCCCCACATGGTGGCTGTCCAGATCCAGATCTCCAACAACACCGACGCCGAGGTGAAGAGCCTGCGGGTCAGCGAGCCCAAGCCGCTCTCCGGCATGAGGATCCAGGAGTTCCCTGAGATTG AGCGCCTGGCGCCCGGGGACACGGCCAGTGTGGTGATGGGCATCGACTTCTGCGACTCCACCCAAGCAGCCAACTTCCAGCTGTG CACGCACACACGCCACTTCTACGTCTCCATCCAGCCTCCCGTGGGGGAGCTCATGGCCCCCATCTTCATGAGCGAGAACGAATTCAAGAAGGAGCAGG GGAAGCTGATGGGAATGAGTGAGATCACGGAGAAGCTGACGCTGCCTGAGAAATGCCGGAGTGACCACACCATCGTCCAACAAGTGACCTCGGCTGCCAACGTGGGCCGCGTGCCCTGTGGTGCTGACAATGAGTACAG GTTTGCGGCCAAGACAGTGACAAGCGGGAGCCTGGTGCTCATCACCCTGGAGCGACGGGAGGGCACAGCGGCCCAGCTGACTGTCAACAGCGAGAAGATGGTTATTGGCACCATGCTGGTGAAGGACATTGTCCAGGCCCTCGTGCAGTGA